One Maribacter cobaltidurans genomic window carries:
- a CDS encoding di-heme oxidoredictase family protein, whose amino-acid sequence MSKIIYFFIGLSLIALLGCENFGPEEPMEFELLDGPLDGLSVSEQQLFLAGDIAFNDDVFTVEKGLGPLFVGTSCASCHSGDGKGHPFNQLVRFGNNNLNLPSMLSLGDGRNQIQNKAIPGFEPETVPDGFPFSILVAPAVTGLGLLDAVPDADILALADPSDANQDGISGRPHYNIPPEFTKIRNNSVPQGNNYIFRFGKKAGSYDLLHQSVSAYNQDIGITSLYDPIDPFSGLEEDPEVSTQTLNDVVFYLKTLKAPVPRNQADPDIITGKELFQSIQCAACHTPTLTTGFSPIESLSFKEFHPYTDLLLHDMGPELDDGFTEGNVGTSEWRTPPLWGIGLSGNSQGGQMFLLHDGRASSIEEAIELHGGEADNSKAQYLSLTPKEKSQLIKFINSL is encoded by the coding sequence ATGTCTAAAATCATTTATTTCTTTATTGGCCTGTCCTTAATCGCTCTACTTGGCTGTGAAAATTTCGGCCCCGAAGAACCTATGGAATTTGAGCTGTTGGACGGGCCATTGGACGGATTGTCCGTAAGCGAGCAACAACTGTTTTTAGCTGGCGATATTGCTTTCAATGATGATGTTTTTACCGTTGAAAAAGGCCTTGGTCCCTTGTTTGTTGGTACCAGCTGTGCAAGTTGCCATTCAGGGGATGGCAAGGGTCATCCTTTCAATCAACTTGTCAGGTTTGGCAACAATAACTTAAACTTACCCTCGATGTTATCCCTTGGTGATGGCAGGAACCAAATTCAAAATAAAGCCATACCGGGTTTTGAACCGGAGACCGTGCCGGACGGCTTCCCATTTTCCATATTGGTCGCTCCGGCGGTAACGGGATTGGGTTTGTTGGATGCTGTCCCTGACGCAGATATTTTGGCTCTCGCAGACCCTTCTGATGCAAATCAGGACGGTATTAGTGGAAGACCTCACTACAATATTCCTCCTGAATTCACCAAGATTCGGAATAATAGTGTTCCCCAGGGAAACAATTATATCTTCAGGTTTGGAAAGAAAGCGGGTAGTTATGATTTGTTGCACCAAAGCGTCAGCGCATATAACCAGGACATAGGAATTACATCCCTTTATGACCCTATTGACCCATTCAGCGGGCTAGAAGAAGACCCAGAGGTAAGCACCCAAACCTTGAATGATGTCGTGTTCTATCTCAAGACTTTGAAAGCACCCGTACCCCGAAATCAGGCGGATCCCGATATTATTACTGGAAAAGAACTCTTTCAATCCATACAATGTGCTGCCTGTCACACACCCACTTTGACCACAGGATTTTCCCCAATTGAATCGTTATCCTTTAAGGAATTTCATCCCTACACGGATTTGTTGTTACATGACATGGGGCCGGAATTGGATGATGGATTCACCGAAGGAAATGTTGGGACTTCGGAATGGAGAACCCCACCTCTTTGGGGAATTGGGTTATCGGGCAATTCCCAAGGCGGGCAAATGTTCCTGTTACATGACGGAAGGGCTTCGAGCATTGAAGAGGCCATTGAATTGCACGGCGGTGAGGCCGATAATTCAAAAGCCCAGTATTTGTCCCTGACCCCAAAAGAAAAATCACAACTGATAAAATTCATTAATTCCCTATAG
- a CDS encoding universal stress protein, with product MKDDGILIPVDFTKVSKNAVSYAIGLAQKLKSKLVFVHAYSVAYPSGTPIGMATMAHNVTDTTASQEKINKEKLDKFLRGFPELDKLKFQAMVGFGATVDVISGLAKEMNTSLVVMGTKGASSGFDEIFIGTVTEKVTQKAPCPVLAVPEDASYTPYRRIGVAVDTDSMDNRIDFEILSRLLENYNAQLHFVHIADEQERVLEKAFIRERFGKLLVPRQWFFTVIQEDKTEEGIDEFLTETPIDLLVLLYREHGFFEALFKKGLRKKMLYASKAPLLIVK from the coding sequence ATGAAAGATGACGGAATTTTAATACCTGTAGATTTTACAAAGGTTTCAAAAAATGCGGTGAGCTACGCAATTGGGCTAGCACAAAAATTGAAATCAAAACTGGTTTTTGTCCACGCCTATTCAGTGGCATATCCATCCGGTACGCCCATCGGTATGGCAACTATGGCACACAATGTAACAGATACCACTGCATCACAAGAAAAAATCAATAAGGAAAAATTGGATAAGTTTCTAAGGGGCTTTCCTGAATTGGACAAGTTGAAATTTCAGGCAATGGTCGGTTTCGGGGCAACGGTCGATGTGATTTCTGGCCTGGCTAAGGAAATGAATACCAGTCTTGTCGTTATGGGTACCAAGGGTGCGTCTTCGGGATTTGATGAAATTTTTATTGGAACCGTTACCGAAAAGGTGACACAAAAGGCACCTTGTCCGGTACTGGCCGTACCTGAAGATGCCAGCTATACTCCGTATAGGCGTATCGGGGTCGCAGTGGATACGGATAGTATGGATAATAGAATAGATTTTGAAATATTGTCCAGATTATTGGAAAACTATAATGCACAGTTGCACTTTGTACATATAGCGGACGAACAGGAAAGGGTGCTGGAGAAAGCATTTATTCGTGAAAGATTTGGCAAACTTCTTGTACCTAGGCAATGGTTCTTTACAGTTATCCAGGAAGACAAAACCGAAGAGGGTATCGATGAATTTTTGACTGAAACCCCAATAGACCTATTGGTTTTGCTTTACAGGGAACACGGATTTTTTGAGGCACTTTTCAAAAAGGGGCTAAGAAAAAAAATGTTGTATGCCTCTAAGGCCCCATTGCTGATAGTTAAGTAG
- a CDS encoding QcrA and Rieske domain-containing protein — translation MLRVSKGEFQQVKDEKQIERDFVVIQSHSMRYPIGIFKTQNSDYLASLMQCTHRGCELNIGGGIFNCPCHGSEFDPSGRVLEGPAEENLKSFEITADNENIYVHVS, via the coding sequence GTGCTACGAGTTTCAAAGGGTGAGTTTCAGCAGGTGAAAGATGAAAAGCAGATTGAACGTGATTTTGTGGTCATCCAGAGCCATTCCATGCGATACCCCATAGGAATTTTCAAAACACAAAACAGTGATTATCTGGCCAGTTTGATGCAATGTACCCACAGGGGCTGTGAACTCAACATCGGCGGCGGCATATTCAATTGTCCATGTCATGGCAGTGAGTTCGACCCTTCGGGCAGAGTTTTAGAAGGACCGGCCGAAGAAAATCTAAAGTCATTTGAAATAACCGCCGATAATGAGAATATCTATGTGCATGTCTCGTAA
- a CDS encoding sodium:calcium antiporter has translation MNSWLWVLVLGLAAWAAHWGADRLLTPLKLLRKQWGLTASAGAAFLALVTASPEVAINITSAARDVSDIGLGNLLGSNIISIPLMVTIAYFASRKQFKNNKEHQEHLDKNILALNKRSVSVLSLPYLGIIALVAILTLPKPWRGLQPVDGWIMLAAYAAFLTHAIIKGKEKGKKVEWNKKQVRLSIAGAFAIAVSAFFIVKATENIVSALNISEIVGGLFITGIMTTAPEIFKTWSVVKGGEVTAGTTSVIADNAVTMTVAFFPLALVTTPIEDFELFWVNLAFVGLMPLLYTLFVHQSKELHGFSRWQIFVFDAAYIVYLLVMVFYVLKLF, from the coding sequence ATGAACAGTTGGCTATGGGTACTCGTTTTGGGCCTAGCGGCCTGGGCAGCACACTGGGGTGCGGATCGATTGTTGACTCCTTTAAAGTTGCTCCGCAAGCAATGGGGGCTTACCGCATCCGCTGGAGCCGCTTTTCTTGCCCTTGTAACGGCCAGTCCTGAAGTTGCCATCAATATAACCAGTGCGGCACGGGACGTTTCCGATATTGGCCTGGGCAACTTATTGGGTTCCAATATTATTTCCATTCCCTTGATGGTGACCATAGCTTATTTTGCTTCCAGGAAACAATTCAAGAACAACAAGGAACATCAAGAACATCTTGATAAAAACATTCTGGCGTTGAACAAACGTTCGGTTTCCGTACTGTCCCTTCCTTATCTGGGCATTATCGCCCTTGTGGCCATTTTAACTCTGCCAAAGCCCTGGCGTGGCCTGCAACCTGTGGACGGGTGGATTATGCTGGCGGCCTATGCTGCGTTCTTGACCCACGCAATCATAAAAGGCAAGGAAAAGGGCAAAAAAGTAGAATGGAACAAAAAACAGGTCCGGTTATCGATTGCCGGGGCCTTTGCGATAGCAGTTAGTGCTTTTTTCATAGTGAAGGCGACCGAAAATATTGTTTCTGCCCTAAATATTTCTGAAATCGTGGGAGGCCTTTTCATCACGGGCATAATGACCACGGCACCGGAAATATTCAAGACCTGGAGCGTGGTAAAAGGGGGCGAGGTGACAGCGGGCACCACCAGTGTTATTGCAGACAATGCCGTAACGATGACGGTGGCATTTTTTCCGCTGGCTTTGGTAACCACCCCCATTGAGGACTTTGAACTGTTCTGGGTCAACCTTGCCTTTGTCGGGCTTATGCCGCTGCTTTACACACTATTTGTGCATCAAAGCAAGGAACTGCACGGTTTCTCTCGTTGGCAGATTTTTGTATTTGATGCGGCATATATAGTTTATTTACTGGTCATGGTTTTTTACGTGTTGAAACTTTTTTGA